The following are encoded together in the Pedobacter sp. D749 genome:
- the pfkA gene encoding 6-phosphofructokinase — MEPNIKNIAVLTSGGDAPGMNAAIRAVVRTGIYHGINMFGVMQGYQGLITDNIKPMDARSVSNILHLGGTILKTARCLEFKTDEGQQIAYNNLKKNDIDGLVVIGGDGTFTGAKRFSETFGVKVIGIPGTIDNDLVGSDFTLGYDTAINTVIEAIDKIRDTADAHDRLFFIEVMGRDSGCIALRSSIASGAEAVLLPEKETSVNELINKLALGAATKKSSSIVIVAEGHKQGGAYDIAKKVKETFDHYDTKVTILGHLQRGGSPSSFDRILGSRLGFAAVNALIAGETEQMVGLKGNEIKLTSIREALTAHSFKLEPDLMEMTEVLSI; from the coding sequence ATGGAGCCAAATATAAAAAATATAGCTGTATTAACTTCTGGAGGCGATGCCCCTGGAATGAATGCAGCAATCAGAGCTGTTGTTCGTACCGGAATTTACCATGGCATTAACATGTTTGGTGTAATGCAAGGTTACCAGGGTTTAATAACCGACAACATAAAACCAATGGACGCCCGTTCTGTAAGTAATATTTTACACCTGGGCGGCACCATATTAAAAACTGCACGCTGTTTAGAATTTAAAACAGACGAAGGTCAGCAGATTGCATACAATAACTTAAAGAAAAACGATATCGATGGATTAGTGGTCATCGGTGGCGATGGAACATTTACCGGAGCTAAACGTTTTTCGGAAACTTTTGGGGTTAAAGTGATCGGTATACCAGGAACTATTGATAACGATTTAGTAGGATCTGACTTTACTTTAGGTTACGATACAGCGATTAACACTGTAATCGAAGCAATTGACAAAATCAGGGATACAGCAGATGCGCACGACCGTTTATTCTTTATAGAGGTAATGGGACGCGATTCTGGATGTATTGCACTCAGGAGTTCAATTGCAAGTGGTGCCGAAGCTGTTCTGTTGCCTGAAAAGGAAACCAGCGTAAATGAATTGATTAATAAACTGGCCTTAGGTGCAGCAACAAAAAAATCATCAAGTATCGTTATTGTGGCAGAAGGCCATAAACAAGGCGGTGCTTACGATATTGCTAAAAAGGTAAAAGAAACTTTTGATCATTACGACACCAAAGTAACCATACTTGGCCACCTTCAACGTGGTGGTAGCCCAAGCAGTTTTGACAGAATTTTGGGCAGTCGTTTAGGTTTTGCCGCAGTAAATGCGTTAATTGCGGGCGAAACGGAGCAAATGGTCGGTTTAAAAGGAAATGAAATAAAATTAACCAGCATAAGAGAGGCTTTAACTGCTCATTCTTTTAAACTCGAGCCCGATTTAATGGAAATGACAGAGGTACTTTCAATATAA
- a CDS encoding NUDIX domain-containing protein codes for MEQILPHLDSVFSIDCVLFGFDGKELKILLIERNEEPFKDWWALPGNIVGPDESLDQSASRILYELTGLRGIYMEQYYAFGDPHRHPQGRVITLAYYALIRLGGDKELRPISTYAKRANWLPITDLPKLAFDHQKIYDKGLEKIKRRIKHQPIAFELLPEKFTLTQLQHVYELVLGKKLDKRNFRKKIVSFGVLKELDEKQKGVSYRAATLYRFDKRKYAKLFGKEISF; via the coding sequence TTGGAACAAATTTTACCTCACTTAGATTCTGTATTCTCAATAGATTGCGTTTTGTTTGGATTTGATGGTAAGGAATTAAAAATCCTGCTAATTGAAAGGAATGAAGAGCCATTTAAAGATTGGTGGGCACTGCCCGGTAATATTGTTGGCCCTGATGAAAGTTTAGATCAATCAGCCTCCCGGATTTTGTACGAGCTTACCGGTTTGCGCGGTATTTACATGGAGCAGTACTATGCTTTTGGCGATCCGCACAGGCACCCACAAGGTAGGGTAATTACTTTGGCATACTATGCTTTGATTCGTTTGGGTGGAGATAAAGAATTACGCCCGATCAGTACTTATGCCAAACGGGCAAATTGGCTGCCAATAACCGATCTGCCTAAACTGGCTTTCGATCACCAGAAAATTTACGATAAAGGATTGGAAAAAATAAAACGACGGATTAAACACCAGCCTATTGCTTTCGAACTCTTGCCAGAGAAATTTACCTTAACACAATTGCAGCATGTGTATGAGCTGGTTTTGGGTAAAAAACTCGATAAAAGAAACTTTAGAAAGAAGATTGTAAGTTTTGGGGTATTGAAAGAACTCGACGAAAAACAAAAAGGTGTGTCGTACCGTGCAGCTACTTTGTACCGCTTTGATAAGCGTAAATACGCGAAACTTTTTGGTAAGGAGATTTCTTTCTAG
- a CDS encoding N-acetylglucosamine kinase yields MIVIADGGSTKTNWCLINEAGRKIYFNTEGYNPYFSKGEYIVKSLNETLPDHLEREKLTAVYYYGAGCSTPANVKIVADAMQQIFINATIFVGHDLLASSRALLGNEPGFAAILGTGTNSCLYDGSEITMNIDSLGYFLGDEGSGSYIGKRILSDYMKGYMPKGLREAFYDNYALTNEDIFDNIYNKPLPNRFCASFSKFLYDFKDNYEDYAFATIDYAFTAFFEALVIHYPNYKDHKLNCVGSVGYSFRDILSIVADRYEMGVGKIIRSPIDDLVHYHLELAPKA; encoded by the coding sequence ATGATAGTAATTGCAGACGGCGGATCTACCAAAACAAATTGGTGTTTGATTAACGAGGCCGGCAGAAAAATTTACTTTAACACCGAAGGTTACAATCCATATTTTTCCAAAGGAGAGTACATTGTAAAGTCTTTGAATGAGACTCTTCCAGACCACTTGGAAAGAGAGAAATTAACAGCAGTTTATTACTACGGCGCCGGCTGTTCTACACCTGCAAATGTTAAGATTGTGGCCGATGCCATGCAACAAATCTTTATCAATGCAACAATTTTTGTAGGTCATGATTTACTTGCCTCTTCCAGGGCACTTCTTGGAAACGAGCCAGGATTTGCTGCTATCTTAGGTACAGGTACCAACTCATGTCTTTACGATGGATCTGAAATTACCATGAACATTGATTCATTAGGTTATTTCCTGGGTGATGAAGGTAGTGGTTCGTACATCGGTAAACGCATTTTGAGCGATTACATGAAAGGTTACATGCCGAAAGGCTTACGTGAAGCTTTTTACGATAACTATGCCTTAACCAACGAAGATATTTTCGATAACATTTACAATAAGCCATTGCCAAACCGTTTCTGCGCAAGTTTTAGTAAATTCTTATACGATTTTAAAGATAACTATGAGGATTATGCCTTTGCTACCATTGATTATGCTTTTACTGCATTTTTCGAAGCTTTGGTCATCCACTATCCTAACTACAAAGACCACAAATTAAACTGTGTGGGTTCTGTTGGTTATAGTTTCCGTGATATTTTAAGTATTGTAGCTGACCGTTACGAAATGGGTGTGGGTAAAATTATCCGCTCTCCTATAGATGACCTGGTTCATTACCACCTGGAGTTAGCGCCTAAGGCTTAG
- a CDS encoding low specificity L-threonine aldolase — protein MNNRFLDFRSDTVTRPTAGMLDAMMNAKVGDDVFGEDETVHTLETKLASTFNMEAGLFCPSGTMTNQIAIKCFTQPMDEVICDQTAHVYRYEIGGIAFHSGASVRLLHGERGILTPELIEPEINEDNIHYPNSSLVVLENTVNKGGGSCYTLSQIAPIHHLCNIKGLKLHLDGARIFNALTATGDKAGEYGKYFDGISVCLSKGLGAPVGSVLLGGKQMIHKARKIRKAFGGGMRQAGFLAAAGIYALDNHVERLKEDHAHAQALANALATAKYVKSVMPVETNIVIFEVEKGSAEKIVNQLKEKGLYCNTTSASTIRLVTHLDLSPEMIDQAIEIILHLY, from the coding sequence ATGAATAATAGATTTTTAGATTTCAGGAGCGATACGGTAACCAGGCCAACGGCAGGAATGTTGGATGCGATGATGAATGCAAAAGTGGGCGATGACGTTTTTGGCGAAGATGAAACGGTGCATACATTGGAGACAAAACTGGCCTCGACCTTTAATATGGAAGCCGGATTATTTTGCCCGTCGGGAACGATGACCAACCAGATTGCAATCAAGTGTTTTACCCAGCCTATGGACGAGGTAATCTGCGATCAGACTGCACATGTTTACCGTTACGAAATTGGGGGCATTGCCTTCCACTCCGGCGCATCGGTAAGGCTGTTGCATGGCGAACGTGGGATTTTGACGCCAGAGCTGATAGAACCTGAAATCAATGAAGATAATATTCACTATCCCAACTCCAGTTTGGTTGTTTTGGAAAATACAGTGAATAAAGGTGGCGGAAGCTGTTATACCTTATCACAGATTGCGCCTATTCATCACCTTTGTAACATAAAAGGACTAAAGTTGCATTTAGATGGTGCGCGTATTTTTAATGCACTAACGGCCACAGGCGATAAGGCAGGGGAATACGGTAAATATTTTGATGGCATTTCGGTTTGTTTATCTAAAGGACTCGGTGCACCAGTGGGTTCGGTATTATTAGGGGGCAAACAAATGATCCATAAAGCACGTAAAATCAGGAAAGCTTTTGGTGGGGGCATGCGCCAGGCCGGATTTTTAGCCGCTGCCGGTATTTATGCGCTTGATAACCATGTAGAACGTCTAAAAGAAGATCATGCCCATGCGCAAGCTTTGGCTAATGCTTTAGCTACCGCAAAATATGTAAAATCAGTAATGCCTGTTGAAACCAATATTGTTATTTTCGAGGTAGAAAAAGGATCGGCAGAGAAAATTGTTAACCAGTTAAAGGAAAAAGGGCTGTACTGTAATACCACCAGTGCGAGTACTATTCGTTTGGTAACACACCTGGATTTAAGCCCTGAAATGATCGATCAGGCAATTGAAATAATATTACATTTGTATTAG
- the accC gene encoding acetyl-CoA carboxylase biotin carboxylase subunit has protein sequence MPENSKLQTPISKLLIANRGEIALRIMRSAKEMGIKTVAVFSEADRNALHVRYADEAVCIGPAPSNQSYLVGEKIIDACKLTGAEAIHPGYGFLSENANFAQMVADAGLILVGPSPQAMETMGNKLSAKAAALKYNIPMVPGTEEAIQDVNEAKQRAIEVGFPILIKAAAGGGGKGMRIVERAEDFEEQMQLAVSEATSAFGDGAVFIERYVTSPRHIEIQVLGDTHGNIVHLFERECSVQRRHQKVVEEAPSAVLTEEIRQQMGKCAVDVARSVNYTGAGTVEFILDENLDFFFLEMNTRLQVEHPVTELITGIDLVKEQLKIASGEKLSFSQEDLKISGHAIELRVYAEDPANNFLPDIGVLQTYSTPKGNGVRVDDGFEQGMEIPIYYDPMIAKLITYGKDREEAIERMVRAIEEYDITGIETTLGFGKFVMQHEAFKTGNFDTHFVGKYFKPESLKVQDETEALIAAVIAAKLFEKKEGKLGDAVVKSTSDWRKNRLKY, from the coding sequence ATGCCCGAAAACTCCAAACTCCAAACCCCAATCTCCAAACTCTTAATCGCTAACCGTGGCGAAATTGCTTTGCGTATTATGCGTTCGGCAAAGGAAATGGGGATTAAAACGGTTGCTGTTTTTTCTGAAGCAGACCGGAATGCACTGCATGTACGTTACGCCGATGAGGCGGTTTGTATTGGTCCGGCTCCCTCTAACCAGAGTTATTTAGTCGGTGAGAAAATTATCGATGCCTGTAAACTAACGGGTGCTGAAGCCATTCATCCGGGATATGGCTTTTTATCAGAAAATGCAAATTTTGCACAAATGGTTGCTGATGCCGGACTCATTCTGGTTGGTCCTTCGCCGCAGGCTATGGAAACCATGGGTAACAAATTATCAGCAAAGGCAGCAGCGCTAAAATATAACATCCCGATGGTTCCCGGAACAGAAGAAGCCATTCAGGATGTAAACGAGGCAAAACAGCGTGCAATCGAAGTTGGTTTCCCGATATTAATCAAAGCTGCTGCAGGTGGTGGAGGTAAAGGAATGCGCATTGTAGAGCGGGCTGAAGATTTTGAAGAACAGATGCAGCTTGCCGTAAGCGAGGCTACCTCAGCCTTTGGCGATGGAGCTGTTTTTATCGAACGTTATGTTACCTCTCCAAGGCACATCGAAATACAGGTTCTGGGAGATACTCATGGCAATATTGTGCATCTTTTTGAACGTGAGTGTTCTGTGCAGCGGCGTCATCAGAAAGTGGTAGAAGAAGCCCCGTCAGCTGTTTTAACTGAAGAAATCAGGCAGCAAATGGGAAAATGTGCGGTAGATGTAGCCCGTTCCGTAAATTATACCGGAGCGGGTACGGTTGAGTTTATTTTAGATGAGAACCTCGATTTCTTTTTCCTGGAAATGAATACCCGCTTGCAGGTAGAGCATCCGGTAACTGAGCTGATTACAGGTATAGATCTGGTAAAAGAACAGCTAAAAATTGCATCTGGCGAAAAATTGAGCTTTAGTCAGGAGGACTTAAAAATCAGTGGACATGCCATAGAACTTAGGGTATATGCCGAAGATCCGGCAAATAATTTCCTGCCTGATATTGGTGTTTTGCAGACTTACAGCACACCTAAAGGCAATGGAGTAAGGGTTGATGATGGTTTTGAGCAGGGCATGGAAATCCCGATTTATTATGATCCGATGATTGCAAAATTGATCACTTACGGAAAAGATAGGGAAGAAGCCATAGAGCGAATGGTGAGGGCTATCGAAGAATATGATATTACGGGGATAGAAACTACTTTGGGTTTTGGTAAGTTTGTAATGCAGCACGAAGCTTTTAAAACGGGTAATTTTGATACGCATTTTGTAGGCAAATACTTTAAGCCTGAAAGTTTAAAGGTACAGGATGAAACCGAAGCCTTAATTGCTGCGGTAATTGCTGCAAAGCTGTTTGAAAAAAAAGAGGGGAAGTTGGGTGATGCAGTTGTTAAAAGTACTTCTGATTGGAGAAAAAATAGATTGAAATACTAG